The following are encoded together in the Amblyraja radiata isolate CabotCenter1 chromosome 27, sAmbRad1.1.pri, whole genome shotgun sequence genome:
- the LOC116988541 gene encoding interferon alpha-inducible protein 27-like protein 2A, giving the protein MVLKEVLLMGAGAATFIAAAPVVLGAAGFTGSGVAVGSVAAKMMGAAAVANGGGVAAGSMVAILQSAGAAGLSFIANAAVGAGGAVTGALLGLWRK; this is encoded by the exons ATGGTTCTTAAGGAAGTTCTTCTAATGGGCGCTGGTGCTG CCACTTTCATTGCTGCAGCCCCTGTCGTTTTAGGGGCAGCGGGCTTCACCGGCTCTGGGGTAGCAGTCGGTTCTGTCGCTGCAAAGATGATGGGTGCCGCAGCTGTTGCCAATGGAGGAGGTGTTGCAGCTGGAAGCATGGTGGCTATTCTTCAATCAGCTG GAGCAGCAGGACTGTCATTCATTGCTAATGCAGCAGTCGGGGCTGGAGGTGCTGTAACCGGTGCATTGCTTGGactctggagaaaataa